One stretch of Nitrososphaerota archaeon DNA includes these proteins:
- a CDS encoding gamma-glutamylcyclotransferase: MKYFAYGSNMDCDRLRERGVRFSRREKAVLEGYRLVFNKRSTRNPGEGYANIVKDEGGVVEGILYEIADKDIERLDRFEGYPHHYDRRKVEVRLQSGEVVDAVAYIANRKMTAEGLKPSRGYLNHLLKGCDLLSKEYCEKLRNTPTLD, translated from the coding sequence ATGAAATACTTCGCATACGGCTCAAACATGGATTGTGATAGGCTAAGGGAGAGAGGGGTTAGGTTCTCTAGAAGGGAGAAGGCTGTGCTGGAAGGGTATAGGCTGGTGTTCAACAAACGCTCCACAAGAAACCCTGGAGAAGGTTATGCGAACATCGTAAAAGACGAAGGCGGTGTGGTCGAGGGCATCCTCTACGAGATCGCAGACAAAGATATAGAGAGGTTAGATAGGTTTGAAGGCTACCCACACCACTACGATAGACGGAAAGTGGAGGTAAGGTTACAGAGCGGCGAGGTGGTAGATGCAGTTGCGTATATCGCTAATCGAAAGATGACTGCCGAAGGGTTAAAGCCGAGCAGAGGATACCTTAACCACCTCTTAAAAGGATGCGACCTTCTATCAAAAGAGTACTGCGAAAAGCTACGTAATACCCCAACACTAGATTAA
- a CDS encoding mechanosensitive ion channel family protein, with protein MTTPNDLLFVAEVVAAVIVSAIPLAIVYYVYKHIANLAARTKSKLDDYLVVVSKWPLFITIFLLSVSTLLNYFSDKMRLPLPEYLSTGADYLMQAAIVLSITSVLVVIIQSAITRFGRRVAAGEADKETALVGLQKIITYIIWILAILIALSIIFPPSLPALLSLVSGMGFAAIVVGLAAQKVVGNWLSGLLIYFVRPFRLGDALLFRGDYGVVEEIKITHTIIRTWDNRRLVVPNSVFDSEVVVNYHLKDPRMIGSVFVDISYESNYELAKNLMIKIASEHPNVLPDMPPRVHLLEFGENGLKLRLIFMCKDQPTAFVTAAELRERIKKAFDENGIEIPYPRRYIISERSRTKPIATQEEEEKSLDPTFS; from the coding sequence ATGACAACTCCTAATGACCTGCTGTTCGTAGCTGAGGTTGTAGCGGCGGTAATCGTCTCAGCAATCCCACTTGCCATCGTATACTACGTTTACAAACATATTGCCAATCTAGCTGCGCGAACTAAATCTAAGCTCGATGATTATTTGGTTGTGGTCTCAAAGTGGCCCCTCTTTATTACGATCTTTTTGCTGAGTGTTTCTACGCTTCTTAACTATTTTTCTGATAAGATGCGTCTGCCACTACCCGAATACCTCTCTACTGGTGCGGATTACCTTATGCAGGCTGCGATCGTCCTCTCCATAACATCTGTGCTAGTCGTCATCATACAGTCCGCGATCACCAGATTCGGTCGAAGGGTTGCTGCTGGTGAAGCGGATAAGGAAACCGCTCTCGTAGGTCTGCAGAAGATCATAACCTACATAATATGGATCTTGGCGATACTAATAGCCCTTTCGATCATCTTCCCACCAAGCCTACCAGCCCTCCTCAGCCTCGTCTCAGGCATGGGGTTCGCAGCAATAGTAGTTGGTTTAGCTGCGCAGAAGGTCGTTGGAAACTGGCTCTCTGGACTATTAATCTACTTTGTGAGACCATTTAGGCTTGGAGACGCCCTACTATTCAGAGGAGATTATGGTGTGGTTGAAGAGATAAAGATCACCCACACCATAATAAGGACTTGGGATAACAGGAGGCTTGTCGTACCTAACTCGGTCTTTGACAGCGAAGTCGTCGTCAACTACCACCTCAAGGACCCGAGAATGATAGGCTCGGTCTTCGTTGACATATCCTATGAATCTAACTACGAGTTGGCGAAGAACCTTATGATCAAGATAGCCTCGGAGCACCCTAATGTTTTACCAGATATGCCGCCTCGAGTACACCTACTCGAATTCGGCGAAAACGGTTTAAAGCTTAGGCTCATATTTATGTGCAAAGATCAACCCACCGCCTTCGTAACCGCTGCTGAGCTCAGAGAGCGTATCAAGAAAGCGTTCGATGAAAACGGGATAGAGATTCCCTATCCTAGAAGATACATCATATCGGAGCGTTCAAGAACAAAACCCATTGCCACCCAAGAAGAAGAGGAAAAGAGCCTTGACCCGACTTTCTCTTAA
- a CDS encoding RNA-binding protein (Sso10b; forms dimers; interacts with silencing protein Sir2 which regulates Alba by deacetylation of a lysine residue which affects DNA binding affinity; binds double-stranded DNA tightly distributed uniformly and abundantly on the chromosome): protein MSGEKPASNNIIFIGQKPLMIYVASAFSSLLRRGEVVVKARGKYVSKAVDVAVFVTKRFGFNNYEVKSIKTDTEQVGSGEQTRYVSAIEIKLSKKS, encoded by the coding sequence ATGAGTGGAGAGAAGCCCGCATCAAACAACATCATATTCATAGGCCAGAAGCCGCTCATGATCTATGTCGCCTCAGCCTTCAGCAGCCTACTGCGTCGAGGTGAGGTAGTGGTGAAGGCGCGTGGAAAGTATGTGTCGAAGGCGGTTGATGTGGCGGTTTTTGTGACGAAAAGGTTCGGCTTCAACAACTACGAGGTCAAGAGCATCAAGACGGATACGGAGCAGGTTGGCTCAGGTGAGCAGACCAGATACGTTTCAGCAATCGAAATCAAGCTCAGCAAGAAGAGCTGA